The genomic segment ATTATAGAATTCAATTTAAGCCAAAGAGGCAAGAAGCTTCCAGACCTTCGCGCTGGAGATATTGTCAAAATTACTCGAAAAATAAAAGAAGGAACAAAGGAAATTTCCCAGATTTTTGAGGGAATTGTTATTGCTATTAAAGGAAAGCAAAGCTCCTCTCCAATGATAACAGTGCGAAAAGTTTCCCATGGAGTGGGCTCAGAATTAATCCTTCCTTTGTTTTCTCCAAACATCGGAAAAATAGTTTTAGTTAAAAGAGCTAAGGTGAGAAGAGCGAAATTGTATTATATCAGAGAAAAATCCGTAAAATCCCTGAAGATGAAATACAAAGATCTTTCTGAATTTGCCAAAGCAGAAGAAATTCCTGAAACTCCAAAAGCAACTGAAGAAAAAGCAGAAGAAGCTGAAAAATAGCAATCAGCAAGCGGACGTGGCGGAACTGGTCTTTTATCAAAACAAAAAATGCGGACGTGGCGGAACTGGTATACGCGCATGCTTGAGGTGCATGTGGGAGCAATCCCGTGGAGGTTCAAGTCCTCTCGTTCGCACCTAAGTTTGTTTTGATAAAAGACGCGTCCCGCCAAGGCGGGATGGGAGCAATCCCGTGGAGGTTCAAGTCCTCTCGTTCGCACATCTTTGGACGATTGGCTCAGTTGGTTAGAGCGTCTCGTTTACACCGAGAAGGTCGTAGGTTCGAATCCTACATCGTCCACTCTTCGTGTTATAATATAAAAAAGCCGAAGTAGCTCAGTCCCGCCAGAGGCGGACAGGGTCCGAGCGAAGAAAAATATAAAAATAGCTAATTTTTAAAGAATAATTAAGTCCGCCGAAGTAGCTCAGTGGTAGAGCGAAGGACCCCACACTAAAATTTGCCGGACTAGCTCAGTGGTAGAGCGAAGGACTGAAAATCCTTGCGTCCCCAGTTCAATTCTGGGGTCCGGCACAAAAGGCAAATTTAGTATGGGGCAAGCTGAAAATTTTACCCTGTATTTGCTTGCACAATACAGGGCCTTGCGTCGGCAGTTCAATTCTGCCCTTCGGCACAAATAAAAATTCCGTTTGCGGAATTCGGGACCGTAGCTCAGTGGTAGAGCGGACGACTCATAATCGTTTGGTCGCTGGTCCGATCCCAGCCGGTCCCACTAAATTACGCTAAACGGGCTTGGCCCGCCAAGCGGGTATCGTATAGTGGCTATTATACGTCCTTGCCAAGGACGAGAGACGGGTTCGATTCCCGTTACCCGCTCCATGGAAAAACAGGCCTAATGTGGGTCTGTTTTTTTGTACCCAAGAGTTAAGTTAGAACTACGTCTTGACAAAAGTAATATTTTAATATACTATATTCAGTTAGTTCGGAATTGTTTGATCACAAAACCAAAAGGAGGAAGTGCAATGAAAAAAATCATCGTAGCAGTTCTTTGTAGTGTGTTTTTCCTTGCGTGCAGTTCGGCTGTCTTCGCAAAAACTGAATATCCCGTAAAGGAGATTTCGGGAGTCGTAAAGGATGTAAAAGTCGATACATCGAATAGCTATACAACAATCGAGTTCGACGATGGTCGACTCATAACGTTCAAGGGCGTTTATGGAGGACAGGTTTTTTCAAAAAACAAGCACTGCTCCTTCAAGTATCAGTATCTTGATGTAATGTTTTCACAAGGAACATACATCATAGACTTCAAATGCCAGAAATGAATATATTCTGGCGGCGTAAGTCACAAGGCCAGAGGGTTTTATTACCTCTGGCTCTTTTTTAAGCAAAGCTTTTAGTCATAAACCTAGTTCTCACGGCATTAACTAAACTGCTCCAGCAAAAACAAGCTTTGGAAAAAGCCTGTTTTTAGTATCCTAAAATTTAGGTTAGAACTATGCTATAATTTATAAGTAATTCATAAATAAACGAATGGATCACAGGTCAATTTTCAAGCGAAGTTCTACAATATTTCTTCAGAGATCTGTTGTGCTGATTGGCATTATCACTATTGTTCTCATGCTTTGGGAGCCCCATATTGAGAGTAGGAACGCGCACGCCACGCTCTTTGAAATTTACTTCAAAGATCCTTTTCTGGCTTATGCATATATAGCGTCCATCCCGTTTTTTGTGGTGCTCTATCAGGCACTCAAGATACTCCGATATGCCAGACAAAATAAGTTATTTTCACAAGCTACCATAAAAGCTCTGCGGACTATAAAATTTTGTGCGATAGTCCTTGTTGCTTTGATTGCAGTGCCATTAGTCTATCTATTTATAGTTCGGCCCGAAGATGATATTGCGGGCGGTGTTGCTGTTAGCCTTTTTCTGATTTTTGTCTCTACAATAATCG from the Parcubacteria group bacterium genome contains:
- the rplS gene encoding 50S ribosomal protein L19, producing the protein MIEFNLSQRGKKLPDLRAGDIVKITRKIKEGTKEISQIFEGIVIAIKGKQSSSPMITVRKVSHGVGSELILPLFSPNIGKIVLVKRAKVRRAKLYYIREKSVKSLKMKYKDLSEFAKAEEIPETPKATEEKAEEAEK
- a CDS encoding DUF2975 domain-containing protein, which produces MDHRSIFKRSSTIFLQRSVVLIGIITIVLMLWEPHIESRNAHATLFEIYFKDPFLAYAYIASIPFFVVLYQALKILRYARQNKLFSQATIKALRTIKFCAIVLVALIAVPLVYLFIVRPEDDIAGGVAVSLFLIFVSTIIAASAAVFERNLQSAMDIKSETDLTAQ